The genomic DNA TGAGTCTTTCTACGATGGTATAGAGCCCTGTGGCAGAGTTGTGGTCTACAGGTATGGCATGGTAATGTTTCAATACCTGTGTATCACTGTAATAGTAGGCATAAAAGTTCATACCTGCTGCGGCAAGAAAAGCGATGATCATTCCCGTTTTTCCTGCTATCATACCCCCAAACCAGATAAATAACAGGGTAAGTCCCGTCATTAGAGCATAGGTTTTCAATTGTTCCATTGTGTGCTATCCTTAAAATAGTTATTTTTATTATAAATATACCATATAGATACAAACGGAAGGTAAATCATACAATGCGTTATAATAAAGGTATGGTAAAAATAGTTTATATATTCATCACAGTAACAGTAGTGACTTTCGCCGGATTTGAATCTCATATTACGGAGATCACACCTCGGATCAAACAAAGAATGGTTCAAGGAAACTCCTGGAGAAAAGGCTGTCCTGTAGGATTAAAAGATCTGCATTATTTACGTATCAAATATATCAATTTCAACGGTGAAGAGCAGATGGGTGAAATAGTTGTACATAAAGAGGTTTCTGCTGAGGTGACAAAGGTCTTCGAAACACTGTATAAGATAGGGTATCCTATCAAAAAAATGAGACTGGTGAGTGACTATAAAGGCAGTGACTGGCAATCCATAGAGTCGGACAATACATCTGCATTTAACTGCCGTAAAGCTACAGGCAGTAAAAAATGGTCCAAACACTCTTACGGAAAGGCCATAGATATCAATCCGATAGAAAATCCCTATATTTCCAGAAAAGGATATATCTCCCATAAAGCATCGGTACCCTATAGAAAAAGAGTACATCAAAACTCTACTTATGCTGATAAAGCAGTATTGCTGAAAGATGATAAAGCCGTTCAAATATTTAAAAAATATGGTTGGCAGTGGGGTGGTGACTGGTCAGGTGTG from Sulfurovum xiamenensis includes the following:
- a CDS encoding M15 family metallopeptidase; its protein translation is MRYNKGMVKIVYIFITVTVVTFAGFESHITEITPRIKQRMVQGNSWRKGCPVGLKDLHYLRIKYINFNGEEQMGEIVVHKEVSAEVTKVFETLYKIGYPIKKMRLVSDYKGSDWQSIESDNTSAFNCRKATGSKKWSKHSYGKAIDINPIENPYISRKGYISHKASVPYRKRVHQNSTYADKAVLLKDDKAVQIFKKYGWQWGGDWSGVKDYQHFSK